The genomic segment TTTCCACCGCCCTGCAACATCTCTCTGCCCACATTATCTACGTATGGACCGGTTATCTTTCGCGAACGTCCCACCACGATATTGTAGGTAGAATTAGGACCATCGCAACAGGTGCCATGAGTGCCGAGAAGATAATACCAGCCGTTGCGGTAAATCAAATCAGTAGCTTCGCAGTCGATGGCGATATTGACGGGTTCGTTGCCTTCCATCCGCTTACCTGTCTTCCGGTCGAGTTCTACCAGACGGATAAATCCGAAATAGGTACCATAGCTGAGCCAGAGTCTGCCGGTAGTAGGGTCGAGCAACAAGCCCGCATCAATGGCATCACAGTCTTCATCATCCAATGAAGAAGCTACCACCACTGGTTCAGTATATTTGAAATCAGGCGATTTCGGATCGAGCGTTTTGTTCCACATCGTCAGGACATCACCGCGATGACTGCCCCCCAATCCACCACCCGTAGCACTGTAGGCTACAAGATAACGGTCGCCAATCTTCAACACATCAGGAGCCGCTCCTCTGCCGGGACGAACAGCACCACCCTGCCAGGTCCAGCCATCCTCCGACCAGATTCCACCTTCACCCGTTCCAAAGGTATAATACTTTCCATCACACAGGGCAATAGTAGAAGGATCATGAATGAAAGGTTCGCCCACCTGGGCTTCTGCCTCGTAAGCAGAGGAAGACAACAAGGCAACCAAAGCTGCGGCATAAAGTTTCTGCTGAGCAGCAACCGGGCTAAAATATCTGAAAAATATATTGTTCTGTTTCATAACTTTCTTTATTGATTGCACTACTTCACGTGAATAGACAGGTTTCTGACAGGCTTGCCCTGTCCGTCGATGAATCGGACACAGAAGTCGCTCATACCAGGACCATTGATTACCGCACCACGAAGGATATTCCTACCTTTCTTCAAGGTAAGCTTCTTAGAAACCACATCATCGCGAACCATTCTTCGGTCGCCTTCGAGCATCACCGCCTCCTCACCATTGAGCCACCACATGGACGCACCATTCGAGCCAACAGACAAGCGGACGTCTTTCATCTCCTCAGGGCAATCGATAATGGTAACCGCCCAGAACAAGACACCATACTTGGGTTTCTTAAACGAAGTGGCGAAACGGAAGAGCTTCACATTAAACAGTTTACTGTCCAGCGCATGCCATTTCAGTTTTTCCTTGCCCACCTTCACGACGGCTCCATCCTTAGGAACTGTTTCCATCTGTTTAGGGAAATACTGCGTATGGAATATCTCCTTCAGATAAGAATCAGTAAAAACGACATTGCTCTTGACCGGCATAGAGATGGGCTCCAGGAGCAACCATCTCTGAATAAAGCCAGCCGCATTAGGCATGACAGCCTGCTTCCCGACTGGTCCGAAATAAGGATTGATGTCTGCAGGTAAATTCCTATTTTGAGCATCCGCAGAGGAATGCCCAAAAAGGAATACACATAAACAAAACAATCTAACTATTTTATTGAAAATGTTGTACATAGACTATTCATTATTATTGAGGTTCGATAATCTGATAACGGCCACTCAGATGCATGAAGGCGAAGAGACGCAACAGTCCGTCGTAGTAGCCATCGAAGAAGCCTTCTTTATCTGGTTCATGCTTGGCATTCCAGAAATGACTGACGAATTCCCTGCCCTTCACATGATTGCTGACCAATGAAGCCGCAGCCGAAGTGGCAACAAAACCGATGGAATGGCGGAGTGCCTTAGGAGCCGTACCTGCCGGCAGAATATCTTCTACCATCGTTCCATCTACATTATACTGGTCCAGGAAAGAATCAATGCCCTTACTATACAGGAAGTTCTGCAGCGTATTGGCATATTTCTGCTGCCACTCCTTATCCTTGCAAGCCCAGGAATAATCGAGTGCTATGTTCATTGGAACACGCCATGAGTCATAACGGAATGCATCACCCAGCAACTGACCGGTCTTCATCAGACTGCCATCATAGTTGCAATAGTCTGGGTTCAAGCCCGTCTTCTCATTGATACACTTATGCA from the Segatella copri genome contains:
- a CDS encoding family 43 glycosylhydrolase, yielding MKQNNIFFRYFSPVAAQQKLYAAALVALLSSSAYEAEAQVGEPFIHDPSTIALCDGKYYTFGTGEGGIWSEDGWTWQGGAVRPGRGAAPDVLKIGDRYLVAYSATGGGLGGSHRGDVLTMWNKTLDPKSPDFKYTEPVVVASSLDDEDCDAIDAGLLLDPTTGRLWLSYGTYFGFIRLVELDRKTGKRMEGNEPVNIAIDCEATDLIYRNGWYYLLGTHGTCCDGPNSTYNIVVGRSRKITGPYVDNVGREMLQGGGKMVIAANNLKTGPGHFGRYIEEEGVEKMSFHYESDFRQGGRSVLAIRPLLWKNDWPVAGDEFHAGTYEIESERRGYALEIAVDFVRMQRDIEPFWIKPTKPLKNIEPQTLKEVEAEWPKGEVKVRMNDYMFRPHQKWSIMLAGKGGYLGGPYYKICIEGTTRYLTATAQHDVIAKPEFTGEDAQLWRIEQLTDGTYRIMPKAVSGTEEKLALVSLGDCTPGLAPFDFNSDNSKWNFRQQ
- a CDS encoding acetylxylan esterase; the encoded protein is MPNAAGFIQRWLLLEPISMPVKSNVVFTDSYLKEIFHTQYFPKQMETVPKDGAVVKVGKEKLKWHALDSKLFNVKLFRFATSFKKPKYGVLFWAVTIIDCPEEMKDVRLSVGSNGASMWWLNGEEAVMLEGDRRMVRDDVVSKKLTLKKGRNILRGAVINGPGMSDFCVRFIDGQGKPVRNLSIHVK